The Exiguobacterium sp. FSL W8-0210 genome has a window encoding:
- a CDS encoding pLS20_p028 family conjugation system transmembrane protein: protein MANGDLASKLEEFQDLLSISDLVRDALRSIGWLLVRGLSFIIDGLEQITNDILLIKSFFNNPQVVEFVQTIQPFLYVILAGSFLFTGYLMIFQKKFDREGFLINLFITLLVLGLLSPTMIKTSEFTDKAITSINQDGVYENRDHTLSQSVLQKNVHDLVEYDKTAFKDTKIKIPNSIPASQIKNIDINDVFDSDEYRLSKEGEDISQNKLAWNGKEMTETELDQSGVEWNNQYYYRYHPNWLTILVTLGVMGFTLFSIAYKLARLSFELAFNYVLAILVAPADLHSGQKTKKVIQSILNTFLVIILIFVSIKLYTIGTAYLADTLDGLAYLIALIAFSAALIDGPNMVERLFGIDAGLKRGWGVALGAYAVGKGTAKVGTHIAGQTMKRTSRPTTPSASEAASTKLPPNPPPNGGTPTGRPDRSSNSVPVRSQAQERASRPTGQENQRIESADLSMHNANPESSTATTSEQSTSRRPDSVLPPTSATTSPSSPTSVAQPKMPDESMKEQPTTSPDAFNTSETSAASQTILSSEQPIGSRAPRPTSVHSGSTSDMTSEEATPTVSSSGASNPSPSITESQETSSGTQRQRKSIYQTLETTTQKELKHVEQTQTRVTSESSRMYSTDVPHLDPKKE, encoded by the coding sequence ATGGCTAATGGAGATCTAGCATCCAAACTGGAGGAATTTCAAGACTTACTGAGCATCAGTGATTTAGTGAGAGATGCGCTTCGTTCTATTGGTTGGCTTCTCGTTAGAGGTCTCTCCTTCATCATCGATGGTCTTGAACAGATTACAAACGACATCCTCCTCATAAAATCATTCTTTAATAATCCTCAAGTGGTTGAATTCGTTCAGACGATTCAACCTTTTTTGTATGTCATTTTAGCCGGGAGCTTTTTATTCACCGGTTACTTGATGATTTTTCAGAAAAAATTTGATCGAGAAGGGTTTCTCATCAATCTGTTTATCACTTTGTTAGTTTTAGGGTTGTTATCTCCGACAATGATAAAGACAAGTGAGTTCACAGACAAAGCCATTACAAGCATCAATCAAGATGGAGTATATGAAAATCGGGATCATACTCTATCACAATCAGTGCTCCAAAAAAATGTACATGATTTAGTCGAATACGATAAAACTGCTTTCAAAGATACAAAAATTAAAATTCCAAACTCTATTCCAGCAAGCCAAATCAAGAATATAGACATCAATGATGTATTTGATAGCGATGAGTATCGATTGAGTAAAGAAGGTGAAGATATTTCTCAGAACAAACTTGCTTGGAATGGGAAAGAAATGACCGAAACCGAGTTAGACCAGAGCGGTGTTGAATGGAACAACCAGTACTACTATCGCTATCATCCGAACTGGCTGACGATTCTTGTCACGCTTGGCGTGATGGGCTTCACTCTTTTCTCGATTGCCTACAAGCTGGCTCGACTTTCGTTCGAGCTGGCTTTTAATTATGTTCTAGCGATTTTAGTCGCTCCCGCTGATCTACACAGCGGACAAAAGACGAAGAAAGTCATTCAAAGCATCCTGAACACGTTCCTCGTTATCATCTTGATTTTCGTCTCGATCAAGCTCTATACGATCGGGACGGCTTATCTTGCTGATACACTTGACGGTCTCGCCTATTTGATTGCGTTGATTGCTTTCTCCGCTGCCTTGATTGATGGACCAAACATGGTCGAACGTCTATTCGGGATTGATGCGGGTCTGAAACGCGGGTGGGGTGTCGCACTTGGGGCGTATGCTGTCGGGAAAGGTACTGCAAAAGTCGGAACTCACATTGCTGGACAGACGATGAAGAGGACATCACGCCCTACTACTCCATCCGCCTCAGAAGCTGCCAGTACAAAATTACCGCCGAACCCACCACCTAATGGTGGTACACCGACGGGTCGTCCGGATCGTTCGTCTAACAGTGTGCCAGTTCGTTCGCAAGCACAAGAGCGCGCTTCACGACCAACTGGACAAGAGAACCAACGTATCGAATCGGCTGATTTATCAATGCATAACGCGAATCCGGAGAGTTCGACTGCAACAACATCAGAGCAGTCCACGTCACGTCGTCCGGACTCCGTCTTACCACCAACATCTGCGACTACTTCGCCATCATCGCCAACATCTGTTGCACAACCGAAGATGCCTGATGAATCGATGAAAGAACAACCAACTACTTCACCTGATGCGTTCAATACCTCTGAAACATCTGCCGCGTCGCAGACTATTTTATCGTCGGAGCAACCCATTGGATCACGTGCACCTCGTCCAACTTCTGTTCACTCAGGGTCAACATCTGACATGACATCTGAAGAGGCAACACCTACCGTCTCCTCTTCAGGAGCGAGCAATCCTTCGCCTTCTATCACTGAGTCGCAGGAGACATCATCCGGAACACAGCGGCAACGAAAGTCGATCTATCAGACACTTGAAACGACGACACAAAAAGAACTCAAGCATGTCGAACAAACACAGACACGCGTGACGTCAGAATCGTCTCGCATGTACTCGACGGATGTTCCGCATCTAGACCCGAAAAAGGAGTGA
- a CDS encoding DUF5592 family protein — protein MQQRQYRIPNEVTTELKINKMLYLYDLLFLVALIIVRLIALPFIPDVLHLPFTCFLVGFGLFLVIRPTTNPEKRMIHVLYYALIKKKDTYIALTDRNESSKGA, from the coding sequence ATGCAACAGCGCCAATACCGGATTCCGAACGAAGTCACGACCGAACTCAAGATCAACAAGATGCTCTACCTCTATGATTTACTATTCCTCGTCGCCTTGATCATCGTCCGTTTGATTGCCCTACCGTTCATCCCGGACGTCTTGCATCTACCGTTCACGTGTTTCCTCGTCGGGTTTGGACTTTTCCTTGTCATCCGACCGACGACGAATCCGGAGAAACGGATGATTCACGTGCTCTATTACGCGCTGATCAAGAAGAAGGACACCTATATCGCGTTGACCGACCGGAATGAATCTTCGAAAGGAGCGTGA
- a CDS encoding VirB4 family type IV secretion system protein — protein MWRTRFLRKQDPETVKQQDGYNPTFVQTIQPQGGLRFEPNYVRTGDGYLACLHVYKYQSTVYDFWLEPILNLPGVLTTLDIGTADKREMIRTINKSMAEQNTRFENAKDNVDRIDARETYKELNELYEQITQGETMKYLHLRLYVKAKTLDVLERQVQDVMEELEARNFRATVFLNEQEWEWQSLFLSYEQQQKLPNRRRGKEIPSLSIAGGYPFHFTSLQDATGTYYGTTDTNGSVIFDLFHKDKQRKFYNALMIGKMGSGKSTLLKKTVLDQAIKGNHVRILDVTGEFSDLVRQLGGKEIALDGSAGRINPLHVYKTVTHADGSADEALSFMQHLSKIAVFYHYINPAATQEEANEFEILLRQLYLEKGLWNEDGDAPITTHPANTYPVFSDFLALVRSELYVDAARTTIRETISANRVRRLENIELAITNLVHNYGNIFDGHSSIERFDEEAIVSFPLRNLTNLKDEIFQAQVFNLMNMLWDGMILNGAGQLRSYNQGELLIEDAFKYLIVIDEAHHLINTRDIAQPAILYLQQFMREARKYFGGIFFASHLITDFVPTGSKSENAENVKTLFQLTQYKFIGEQDAESIPTIQIVFDGQLTESETRLIPSLETGRIVLSISGVKTLIFDVDVSPEELTLFGGGA, from the coding sequence ATGTGGCGTACGCGTTTTCTACGGAAGCAGGACCCGGAGACGGTCAAACAACAGGACGGCTACAATCCGACATTCGTCCAAACGATCCAACCACAAGGCGGACTCCGCTTCGAGCCGAACTATGTCCGGACCGGTGACGGCTATCTCGCCTGCCTCCATGTCTATAAATATCAATCAACGGTCTATGATTTCTGGCTCGAACCAATCCTCAACCTGCCTGGTGTCTTGACGACGCTCGATATTGGGACGGCAGACAAACGGGAGATGATCCGGACAATCAACAAATCGATGGCCGAGCAGAATACGCGCTTCGAGAATGCGAAGGATAATGTCGACCGGATCGATGCGCGTGAGACGTACAAGGAACTGAATGAACTCTATGAACAGATCACACAGGGTGAGACGATGAAGTACTTGCACCTTCGGCTCTACGTGAAAGCGAAGACACTCGACGTACTCGAACGTCAGGTACAGGACGTGATGGAAGAACTCGAAGCACGGAATTTTCGCGCAACCGTCTTCCTCAACGAACAGGAATGGGAGTGGCAAAGTCTCTTCCTCAGCTATGAGCAACAGCAAAAATTACCGAATAGGCGTCGTGGGAAAGAGATTCCGTCGCTCTCGATCGCGGGTGGTTATCCGTTCCACTTCACGTCGCTACAGGATGCGACCGGGACCTACTACGGGACAACGGATACCAATGGTAGTGTCATCTTCGATCTGTTCCATAAAGACAAACAACGGAAGTTCTATAACGCGTTGATGATCGGGAAGATGGGATCGGGGAAGTCAACCTTGCTCAAGAAGACGGTCCTCGATCAAGCGATCAAAGGCAATCACGTCCGTATCTTGGACGTGACGGGTGAGTTCTCCGACCTCGTCCGACAACTCGGCGGGAAAGAGATTGCCCTCGATGGTTCAGCTGGTCGGATCAATCCGCTCCATGTCTATAAGACGGTGACGCACGCCGACGGTTCGGCAGACGAAGCACTATCGTTCATGCAACACCTGTCGAAGATTGCTGTCTTCTATCACTACATCAATCCGGCAGCAACGCAGGAAGAAGCAAACGAGTTCGAGATTCTATTGCGACAGCTCTACCTTGAAAAAGGACTCTGGAACGAGGACGGTGACGCACCGATCACGACACATCCAGCGAACACCTATCCCGTCTTCTCCGACTTCTTAGCGCTGGTCCGTTCCGAATTGTATGTCGATGCTGCGCGGACGACAATCCGCGAGACCATCAGTGCAAACCGTGTTAGACGCCTCGAGAACATCGAGCTCGCGATCACGAACCTCGTCCACAATTACGGCAACATCTTCGATGGACACTCTTCGATCGAACGGTTCGATGAGGAAGCAATCGTCTCCTTCCCACTACGTAACCTGACGAACTTAAAGGACGAAATTTTTCAGGCACAGGTCTTCAACCTGATGAACATGCTCTGGGACGGGATGATCCTCAACGGTGCCGGACAACTCCGTAGCTACAACCAGGGCGAACTGTTGATCGAGGATGCCTTCAAGTATTTGATTGTCATTGATGAGGCGCATCACCTGATTAATACACGGGACATCGCCCAACCTGCGATTCTATACCTGCAACAGTTCATGCGCGAAGCACGGAAATACTTCGGTGGTATCTTCTTCGCCTCCCACTTGATCACGGACTTCGTTCCGACCGGTTCAAAGTCGGAAAACGCGGAGAACGTCAAGACGTTGTTTCAGCTGACGCAGTATAAGTTCATCGGCGAGCAGGATGCCGAGAGCATTCCGACGATCCAGATCGTCTTCGACGGACAGTTGACGGAGAGTGAGACGCGGTTGATTCCGTCGCTCGAGACGGGACGGATCGTCCTCAGCATCTCCGGTGTGAAGACGCTGATTTTCGATGTCGATGTCTCACCCGAGGAGTTGACCTTATTCGGAGGTGGTGCCTGA
- a CDS encoding lysozyme family protein, giving the protein MWSTVRQSARVAVRMKWRLLTLKYRLIALGIALLLLLLIILVAGILDTLTGIENEQATETPIAYSDASLQVSDDVLRYREEIARELKKEQLEGQTNVVLALMMQESGGRGNDPMQASESKCGRIGCITSPDESIQYGVKHFASVFRQTNEDVKLTLQSYNFGGGFIDYVQDNGGRYTKQLAISFSQMMYQRVKKSGIYQCHRPSAIEHQACYGDIEYVDAVLRYLTPAVLAEGKTGPIKGTLHAPLDIPLQMTSGFGSRIVFGKTDVHTGIDFSCHDTDTVHAVRSGTVTYSGLRGPYGQLIQIKQGDWITAYAHLSARQVKTGQKIEAGQAIGMCGSTGRSTGNHLHIEFKTSDWSGHIDPAPLFSL; this is encoded by the coding sequence ATGTGGAGTACGGTCCGGCAGTCGGCACGTGTCGCCGTCCGGATGAAATGGCGACTCCTGACCTTAAAGTATCGTCTAATTGCTCTCGGAATCGCGCTTCTGCTTCTCCTACTGATCATCCTCGTCGCAGGGATTCTCGATACGTTGACCGGGATCGAGAATGAACAGGCGACGGAGACACCGATCGCTTACTCGGACGCGAGTCTGCAAGTCAGTGATGATGTTCTGCGATACCGGGAAGAGATCGCGCGTGAATTGAAGAAGGAACAACTCGAGGGACAGACGAACGTCGTCCTTGCGTTGATGATGCAGGAAAGTGGCGGACGTGGGAATGATCCGATGCAAGCGAGTGAATCGAAGTGCGGACGGATCGGCTGCATCACCTCTCCTGATGAGAGCATTCAGTACGGTGTGAAGCACTTCGCGTCGGTCTTCCGACAAACGAACGAGGATGTCAAGTTGACGCTCCAGAGTTACAACTTCGGAGGTGGCTTCATCGATTACGTTCAAGACAATGGTGGACGTTATACAAAGCAACTTGCAATCTCTTTTTCACAGATGATGTATCAACGCGTCAAGAAGAGCGGCATCTATCAGTGCCATCGTCCGAGCGCGATCGAGCATCAAGCCTGTTATGGCGACATCGAATATGTTGATGCCGTGCTCCGTTATCTGACACCGGCGGTACTAGCAGAAGGCAAGACAGGACCGATCAAAGGGACACTCCATGCCCCGCTCGACATCCCGCTGCAGATGACGTCGGGGTTCGGATCACGGATCGTTTTCGGAAAGACGGACGTCCATACGGGCATCGATTTTAGTTGTCACGATACGGATACCGTCCACGCCGTTCGCTCCGGTACCGTCACCTATAGTGGCTTGCGCGGACCGTATGGGCAGTTGATTCAGATCAAACAGGGCGACTGGATTACCGCTTACGCGCACCTTTCCGCACGTCAGGTTAAGACGGGACAGAAGATTGAAGCTGGGCAGGCGATCGGGATGTGTGGATCGACCGGACGGTCGACGGGTAATCATCTCCACATCGAATTCAAGACGAGCGACTGGTCCGGACATATCGATCCGGCACCATTGTTTTCGCTATAA
- the mobP2 gene encoding MobP2 family relaxase, producing MTNVPGVIIKSKFKLPQATRRARRYTTYLSYIDRPETKARSHQFENYHDYMEDELKSSGLFTATQDRLNAREREQLRDIFRRAQENGSILWQDVISFDEAWLQEVGVKENRYIDEQRLMQATRNAIALMIEKEQMLHATWTAAIHYNTDNIHVHVATVETVQPRERGKRKPKTIEKMKAQVVHTLADRTREQEKLNTFIRDEVLAHKRTHETLAVSNRVLHPELVRQYKAIQKQLPDDKRQCYYNMNGMQELRSSLDQFTDTYLATHFEKEHAAFKQRLDTEVGFYERSYGSASQASAYRKTKEQDLYTRMGNAILSEMRESDKSSPKRAKNAASSPKQKIRSAFQRERIMQETLYRIGRHMNDEWEHIQNQKAFELLQQEIDQDR from the coding sequence ATGACTAACGTTCCCGGTGTCATCATCAAGTCGAAGTTCAAACTCCCTCAAGCAACACGACGTGCACGTCGCTATACGACATACCTGAGTTACATCGATCGTCCGGAGACGAAAGCACGATCGCATCAATTCGAGAATTACCACGACTATATGGAAGACGAACTGAAATCAAGTGGTCTCTTTACAGCGACGCAAGACCGATTGAATGCGAGGGAACGAGAGCAGTTACGCGATATCTTCCGACGGGCACAAGAGAACGGCAGCATCCTCTGGCAAGACGTCATCTCGTTTGATGAAGCCTGGTTACAGGAAGTCGGCGTTAAAGAAAACCGCTACATCGATGAACAACGATTGATGCAGGCGACACGAAACGCGATCGCTTTGATGATCGAAAAGGAACAGATGTTGCATGCGACATGGACCGCCGCCATCCATTACAACACGGATAACATTCACGTCCATGTCGCGACAGTCGAGACGGTTCAACCACGTGAACGGGGTAAACGCAAACCGAAAACGATCGAGAAGATGAAAGCGCAAGTCGTCCATACACTCGCCGACCGGACACGTGAACAAGAGAAATTGAATACCTTTATCCGCGACGAGGTCCTCGCGCACAAACGGACTCATGAAACACTAGCCGTTTCGAATCGTGTGCTACACCCGGAACTCGTACGCCAATACAAAGCGATTCAGAAACAACTACCGGACGATAAACGGCAGTGCTACTACAACATGAACGGCATGCAAGAACTGCGTTCGTCGCTTGATCAATTCACTGACACTTATCTTGCGACGCACTTCGAGAAAGAACACGCCGCATTCAAGCAACGACTCGATACTGAGGTCGGATTCTACGAGCGAAGTTACGGATCGGCATCGCAAGCATCGGCTTATCGGAAGACGAAAGAACAGGATCTCTACACGCGGATGGGAAACGCCATCCTGTCTGAGATGCGTGAGTCGGATAAGTCGTCCCCGAAGCGTGCGAAGAACGCTGCATCCTCACCTAAACAAAAAATCCGATCAGCGTTTCAACGCGAGCGGATTATGCAAGAGACACTTTATCGAATCGGACGACATATGAACGATGAATGGGAACACATACAAAATCAAAAAGCATTTGAACTTCTTCAGCAAGAAATCGATCAAGATCGCTAA
- a CDS encoding SRPBCC domain-containing protein — MSKIHFYNSVQLIDVPIEKLYDYLTKNEHILSWSNMTKDHIYAEGEPLQYSYAGQKLQVIQEYRGKNYPADAWIENIEAPSFIDIRTANEMGTMIGQYHLQSKQNQTELQIDLIVDTPKWAYAILYKLSKSRLNRMYNEEFQRLSDYAIQMNHR, encoded by the coding sequence ATGTCAAAAATTCATTTTTACAATTCCGTTCAATTGATTGATGTCCCTATAGAAAAGCTATACGATTACTTGACGAAGAATGAACACATTCTGAGTTGGAGCAATATGACTAAAGATCATATCTATGCAGAGGGAGAACCATTGCAATATTCATACGCGGGTCAGAAACTTCAAGTCATCCAAGAGTACCGCGGAAAAAATTATCCCGCTGATGCTTGGATCGAGAACATCGAGGCACCATCCTTCATTGATATCAGGACTGCGAATGAGATGGGAACGATGATTGGTCAATACCATTTGCAATCGAAACAGAATCAAACAGAGCTACAAATCGATTTGATAGTAGATACACCGAAATGGGCTTATGCCATTCTTTACAAACTCTCCAAATCAAGATTGAATCGAATGTACAATGAAGAATTCCAGCGTTTAAGTGACTATGCAATTCAAATGAATCATCGATAA
- a CDS encoding ArdC-like ssDNA-binding domain-containing protein translates to MGYKKKTREDYQREVQALTDKMETQLASHFVSQESIKEHLDFMSRFHRYSTRNMLLIEEQFQGARAVGSYAYWEKQGVQVQRGEKGIKIFVPSPVTFIKRETDWVAWKDATKAEQKRAKEGNLPTRKAMYYKIGHVFEYTQTDAREKGLEVSELFASYHRNGSIREAESFRHALNGIAETQDVTLLNQPLNELGTAKGCFYPELNAIALNPRNSDIENVTVLIHELAHANLHNMERNEERGIELNPHEKEFQAEMVAYTVAAHFGFPTDEFSLSYLASWTQGKDLRDKEDLLHEVHQTSGHFIREIHTSLEQEHILEREASPLKMIEYIEQTAQITEQGLPLAERLERITQHSPKDVSVYLTSIAKQDTQQDLSTFDKPMMLVHGATDFFEPFAKANDRDFNEHETVAYTLIIPGEEPISQHFRILDDASGPLHHILNTEVVSKETEQVLEKAWYDEMISKEDRDIEKIRQIVTCHFNMPEQDFHSR, encoded by the coding sequence ATGGGATACAAGAAGAAAACACGTGAGGATTATCAGAGGGAAGTACAAGCGTTGACCGACAAGATGGAGACACAGCTCGCTTCTCACTTCGTCAGTCAAGAGAGTATCAAAGAACATCTCGACTTCATGAGCCGGTTCCATCGCTATTCAACACGGAACATGCTGTTGATCGAGGAGCAGTTCCAAGGTGCACGTGCTGTCGGTTCCTATGCCTACTGGGAGAAGCAAGGTGTCCAAGTCCAAAGGGGTGAGAAAGGCATCAAGATATTCGTCCCCTCCCCCGTCACGTTCATCAAACGAGAGACGGATTGGGTGGCATGGAAGGACGCGACAAAGGCGGAGCAAAAGCGTGCAAAAGAAGGCAATCTTCCGACGCGGAAAGCGATGTATTATAAGATTGGTCACGTCTTCGAGTACACGCAGACCGATGCCCGGGAGAAGGGACTCGAGGTCTCTGAACTGTTTGCTTCCTATCACCGGAACGGATCGATTCGTGAGGCGGAATCGTTTCGCCACGCGTTGAACGGGATTGCCGAGACACAAGACGTGACATTACTCAATCAACCATTGAACGAACTCGGTACCGCGAAAGGATGCTTTTATCCAGAACTGAACGCGATCGCCTTGAATCCGCGGAACTCGGATATTGAGAACGTCACTGTTCTGATTCATGAACTCGCGCATGCCAATCTGCATAATATGGAGCGGAACGAAGAACGTGGAATTGAGTTGAACCCACACGAGAAGGAGTTTCAAGCGGAGATGGTCGCCTATACTGTTGCGGCACACTTTGGTTTCCCGACGGATGAGTTTTCATTGTCGTATCTCGCCAGTTGGACGCAAGGGAAAGACTTGCGCGACAAGGAGGATCTGTTGCACGAAGTCCATCAGACATCCGGTCACTTCATCCGTGAAATCCATACTTCGCTCGAGCAGGAGCATATCTTGGAACGCGAAGCATCGCCGCTTAAGATGATTGAGTATATCGAACAGACTGCACAGATTACTGAACAAGGATTACCGTTGGCAGAACGGCTGGAGCGGATCACACAACATTCACCGAAGGACGTCAGTGTCTACCTGACGAGTATCGCCAAGCAGGACACGCAACAAGACCTATCAACGTTTGACAAACCGATGATGCTCGTTCATGGAGCGACAGACTTCTTCGAACCGTTTGCGAAAGCCAATGACCGTGACTTCAATGAACATGAGACGGTCGCCTATACGCTGATTATCCCGGGCGAAGAACCGATCAGCCAACACTTCCGCATCCTCGATGACGCTTCAGGACCGCTTCATCATATCCTGAACACAGAAGTCGTCAGTAAGGAGACAGAACAAGTACTTGAAAAAGCGTGGTACGACGAGATGATTTCGAAGGAAGATCGTGACATAGAAAAGATCCGACAAATCGTGACGTGTCACTTTAACATGCCTGAGCAGGATTTTCATAGTCGCTAA
- a CDS encoding DUF3006 domain-containing protein has translation MTKRKGIIDRIEGKWVVVEFDDGMRDILISRFPMTVESGDVIWIDEYGHIEKDDCERERLSNEIDELMEELWED, from the coding sequence ATGACGAAGCGGAAAGGGATCATCGACCGGATTGAAGGGAAGTGGGTCGTCGTCGAGTTCGACGATGGGATGCGCGACATTCTAATTTCTCGCTTTCCAATGACGGTGGAGTCAGGCGATGTTATTTGGATCGATGAGTATGGTCATATCGAGAAGGATGATTGTGAACGAGAACGACTCTCAAATGAAATCGATGAATTGATGGAGGAGTTATGGGAAGACTAA
- a CDS encoding ComEC/Rec2 family competence protein, with protein MKQKWMGASLALASIGLLVGPLQGAEAATPKIKVHYIDVGQGDAIYIKMPSGEDIVIDGGNKGKGDELVTYLKKQKVGDIEVLISTHPDADHIGGLDEVLDSFKVKSVYAPKVKHTTQAYKDFLLAVKREKLTIKTAKAGVSLPVKGGVKAQFVGPVKEYAKSDLNNWSAVLHVAYKKNTFLFTGDAELKSEQDMIAKKKTLRADVLKVGHHGAKTSTSATFLKYVKPKYAVISVGKNAYGHPTKEVVTNLKRAKATMLRTDKSGTIVFEGNGSSYTIKKSK; from the coding sequence ATGAAACAAAAATGGATGGGTGCTAGCTTAGCGCTCGCAAGTATCGGATTACTCGTCGGACCACTTCAAGGCGCAGAGGCAGCAACACCGAAAATTAAGGTCCACTATATCGATGTCGGTCAGGGCGACGCAATCTACATCAAGATGCCGAGCGGTGAAGATATCGTCATCGATGGTGGCAACAAAGGGAAAGGTGATGAACTCGTCACCTATCTGAAGAAACAGAAGGTCGGCGACATCGAGGTGTTGATCTCGACGCATCCGGATGCCGATCATATCGGTGGTCTTGATGAAGTCCTTGATTCGTTCAAGGTCAAGAGCGTTTATGCACCGAAGGTCAAGCATACGACGCAAGCCTACAAGGACTTCTTGTTGGCGGTCAAACGCGAGAAGCTGACGATCAAGACGGCGAAGGCTGGCGTCTCGCTTCCTGTCAAAGGAGGCGTAAAGGCGCAATTCGTCGGACCGGTCAAAGAGTATGCGAAGAGTGACCTGAACAATTGGAGTGCTGTCCTACATGTCGCCTATAAGAAGAACACGTTCCTGTTCACGGGAGACGCGGAACTGAAGTCGGAACAGGACATGATCGCGAAGAAGAAGACACTGCGTGCAGACGTCCTCAAGGTTGGGCATCACGGAGCGAAGACATCGACGAGCGCGACGTTCCTCAAATATGTCAAACCGAAGTACGCCGTTATCAGTGTCGGGAAGAATGCGTACGGACATCCGACGAAGGAAGTCGTGACAAACCTGAAGCGTGCGAAGGCGACGATGTTACGGACGGATAAGAGCGGCACAATCGTCTTCGAAGGGAACGGATCGTCCTATACGATCAAGAAGTCGAAATGA
- a CDS encoding JAB domain-containing protein: MKLTTLVEITRIRQEVREPDVALETTHITSPEDAFCVAKRFIQDDDREVFLVILLNTKNRVIAVHRAHVGSINSSVVHPREIFKSAILNNATSLIVSHQHPSGDPHPSREDIEVTERLVEVGRIVGIQLLDHIIVGAGEEYVSLKAQGVL, from the coding sequence ATGAAACTGACTACACTCGTTGAAATCACTCGTATCCGCCAAGAGGTCCGTGAGCCGGACGTCGCGCTCGAGACGACACACATCACGTCCCCAGAGGACGCGTTCTGTGTCGCCAAACGCTTCATCCAGGACGATGACCGTGAGGTGTTCCTCGTCATCCTACTCAATACGAAGAACCGCGTTATTGCCGTCCATCGGGCACACGTCGGGAGCATCAACTCGAGCGTCGTCCACCCTAGAGAAATCTTCAAGTCCGCCATCCTCAATAATGCGACGTCGCTCATCGTCAGCCACCAGCATCCGAGCGGTGACCCGCATCCGTCACGGGAAGACATCGAGGTGACAGAACGGCTCGTCGAGGTCGGGCGTATCGTCGGGATTCAATTGCTTGACCACATCATCGTCGGTGCGGGAGAAGAATACGTCAGCTTGAAAGCGCAGGGTGTCCTGTAA